AGTCCCACTTCCCCCGATCGTCAATGCATCTGTATAGATCAGCACCTGACGAAGGGCATGACCTCATCATATTGACCGCTGATTTTCAGCCGCAGTCAGAAGGTGGTGTCTTGGAGTATGCTGACTACGTGATTCAGGAGTTCACAAAGATGGGGGTTTCAAGGGTTTATGCGCTTGCAGCATATGAACAGGAATACAAGAATTTCTTTGCTCACTACCCGAACCCCCCTCGTATCTTTGCTTCTGCCAGTTCAAATACACTACTGGATGAAATAATGGAACTGCCTGGAGCCGTTGCTACTGAGAATGGTGTTATCACTGGGGCCAACGGAGTCATTCCCTCTTGGGGTGCGACAATGTATGACATGGAAGGAGCTTGCCTCCTAGGAGAGACTCTCGGCGTTGTGAAGCTTGATTATCGCTCATCGAAGGCGTTAGTAGAGCGATTCAGCGATTTAGTTGGCTTGAAGGCTGATTTCAGTATTCTTGAAGAGAAAGCCAAGCGAGTAGAAGAACTAATTGAATGGGCTGAGGAAGAGCTGTCTCAGAGAGAGATTTCCTCTGGAGAAATGGATGAGCGCCCACCAGATAGATACATCGGTTAATCCTGTTCAAACAGGTCTGGATGCAGAATATCCGTAATCGAGCCTTCGCTATCAAGATTCACATAGAAATGATGGTCCTCGTGTTCAATCTGCACGCTCACGGGGAAATCATTCTCATCTTCAACCATGTCCCTAGTGATTGTGAGCTCTACGATCGTTGAACAAACAGGACATGA
The nucleotide sequence above comes from Candidatus Thorarchaeota archaeon. Encoded proteins:
- a CDS encoding PAC2 family protein, which codes for MFSRYFMDIDADSLNDPIAVVGLPGIGAVGKISVETLRQVLDARHIADFFSKYFPPKILVRNGKSHFPRSSMHLYRSAPDEGHDLIILTADFQPQSEGGVLEYADYVIQEFTKMGVSRVYALAAYEQEYKNFFAHYPNPPRIFASASSNTLLDEIMELPGAVATENGVITGANGVIPSWGATMYDMEGACLLGETLGVVKLDYRSSKALVERFSDLVGLKADFSILEEKAKRVEELIEWAEEELSQREISSGEMDERPPDRYIG